A portion of the Channa argus isolate prfri chromosome 19, Channa argus male v1.0, whole genome shotgun sequence genome contains these proteins:
- the vps41 gene encoding vacuolar protein sorting-associated protein 41 homolog: MAEVEEGRKPGEESTEESEEEDSEEEPKLKYERLSNGVTEILQKDAASCMTVHDKFLALGTHFGKVFLLDIQGNITQKFEISSVKINQISLDESGEHVGICSEDGKVQVFGLYTREGFHENFDCPIKVVALHPQFTRSNYKQFVTGGNKLLLYERNWLNRWKTSVLHEGEGTITSIQWRANLIAWANNVGVKIYDFSTKQRITNVLRDNVSLRPDMYPCSLCWKDNATLIVGWGTSIKICVVKERNPTEMRDLPSRYVEIVSAFETEFFISGLAPLADQLVTLFFVKDHMDEDFRARPRLDIIQPLPESFEEISSDALTVRNYQDNECRDYRLEHSEGESLFYIISPKDVVVAKERDQDDHIDWLLEKEKYEEALMAAEISFKNIKRHEVQKIGMEYINHLLKKGDYDTAARKCQKVLGKNMELWENEVYRFKTIGQLKAISQYLPRGDLRLRPAIYEMILHEFLKTDYEGFATLIREWPGELYNNMAIVQAVTDQLKKDPANSVLLTTLAELYTYDQRYDRALEIYLRLRHKDVYQLIHKHNLFSSIEDKIVLLMDFDKEKAVDMLLDNEDKISTDKVVEELVNRPELLHVYLHKLFKRDHHKGQKYHERQIGLYAEYDRPNLLPFLRDSTHCPLEKALEICQQRNFVEETVFLLSRMGNCRRALQMIMEELGDVGKAIEFAKEQDDAELWEDLISYSIDKPPFITGLLNNIGTHVDPILLINRIKEGMEIPNLRDSLVKILQDYNLQILLREGCKKILVADSLSLLQKMHRTQMRGVRVNEENICESCHATILPSDMAKSFSVVVFHCRHMFHKECLPSSGTFPGVQFCNICSAKKRGPGSGILEMKK, encoded by the exons AGTTCAGTGAAGATCAACCAGATAAGTTTGGATGAAAGTGGAGAGCATGTGGGCATCTGCTCCGAGGATGGGAAG GTTCAGGTGTTCGGCCTATATACAAGAGAGGGCTTTCATGAGAACTTTGACTGTCCCATCAAA GTGGTTGCACTACACCCTCAGTTCACCAGATCCAACTACAAACAGTTTGTCACTGGGGGCAACAAG CTGCTTCTGTACGAAAGAAACTGGCTGAATCGCTGGAAGACATCAGTTCTACATGAAGGCGAGGGCACCATCACTAGCATCCAGTGGAGAGCTAATCTCATTGCCTGGGCAAACAATGTG GGAGTTAAAATCTATGATTTCAGTACAAAACAGCGGATTACAAATGTGCTGCGAGATAATGTCAGTCTCAGGCCTGATATGTACCCATGCAGCCTGTGTTGGAAAGACAACGCCACCCTCATCGTTGGTTGGGGTACTTCCATTAAG ATTTGTGTTGTCAAAGAGCGAAATCCCACTGAAATGAGAGATCTGCCCAGTCGTTATGTGGAAATAG TGTCTGCATTTGAGACTGAGTTTTTCATAAGTGGCCTTGCACCACTAGCAGATCAGCTGGTCACCCTGTTCTTTGTGAAGGATCACATG GATGAAGACTTTCGTGCTCGGCCTCGTCTTGACATCATTCAGCCCCTCCCTGAAAGCTTCGAGGAAATCTCTTCAGATGCACTGACTGTGCGGAACTACCAAGACAATGAGTGCAGAGACTACCGTCTTG AGCATTCAGAAGGCGAATCACTATTCTACATCATCAGTCCCAAAGACGTTGTTGTGGCCAAGGAGCGTGACCAGGATGACCATATCGATTGGCTgcttgaaaaggaaaaatatgaG GAGGCACTGATGGCTGCAGAGATCAGCTTCAAGAACATCAAGAGACATGAAGTTCAGAAAATTGGGATGGAGTATATCAATCACTTACTAAAAAAAGGAGACTATGACACTGCTGCCAg GAAGTGTCAAAAGGTTCTTGGGAAAAACATGGAATTATGGGAGAATGAAGTCTACAGGTTTAAGACCATTGGACAGTTAAAG GCCATCAGTCAGTATTTGCCCAGAGGAGATCTGCGTCTGAGACCGGCTATCTATGAAATGATCTTGCATGAATTCCTTAAAACTGATTATGAG GGTTTTGCCACACTGATTCGAGAGTGGCCAGGAGAGCTTTACAATAACATGGCCATTGTTCAGGCTGTCACCGATCAGCTAAAGAAGGACCCTGCCAACAGTGTCTTGCTTACCACACTTGCTGAACT GTACACCTATGATCAACGATACGACAGAGCCTTAGAAATATACCTGAGACTGCGGCACAAAGATGTTTACCAGCTGATCCACAAGCACAACCTTTTCTCATCCATAGAGGACAAGATTGTTCTTCTCATGGACTTTGACAAAGAG AAAGCTGTTGACATGCTTCTCGACAATGAAGACAAGATATCG acagacaaagtggtggaagaaCTAGTAAACAGGCCTGAACTCCTGCATGTG TATCTCCATAAACTGTTCAAGCGGGACCATCACAAGGGCCAAAAGTACCATGAGAGACAGATCGGCCTGTATGCAGAATATGACCGACCAAATCTCTTACCTTTCCTGAGGGATAGCACACACTGCCCTCTTGAAAAG GCTCTTGAGATATGTCAGCAGAGGAACTTTGTAGAGGAAACGGTCTTCCTGCTCA GCAGGATGGGGAACTGCAGACGAGCTCTGCAGATGATCATGGAGGAGTTGGGGGATGTGGGCAAAGCCATAGAGTTTGCTAAAGAGCAGGACGATGCAGAGCTGTGGGAGGATCTCATCTCTTACTCTATTGATAAACCAC CATTCATCACTGGCCTCCTTAATAATATTGGCACACATGTTGATCCTATTCTTCTCATCAATCGCATAAAGGAGGGCATGGAGATCCCAAACCTCAGGGATTCACTAGTTAAAATCCTTCAGGACTACAATCTACAG ATTTTGTTGAGGGAAGGATGTAAGAAGATCCTGGTGGCCGACTCCCTCTCACTGCTACAGAAAATGCACCGAACACAGATGAGAGGAGTCAGGGTCAATG aagaaaacatttgtgaatCTTGTCATGCTACAATATTACCATCAG ACATGGCCAAATCTTTCAGTGTGGTGGTGTTTCACTGCAGACACATGTTTCATAAAGAATGTTTACCATCTTCAGGAACA TTTCCTGGGGTGCAGTTTTGTAACATCTGCAGTGCGAAGAAGCGCGGGCCTGGAAGTGGAATACTTGAGATGAAGAAGTAA